The Gammaproteobacteria bacterium genome window below encodes:
- a CDS encoding DUF4398 domain-containing protein has protein sequence MTKRPIYTLDNCLKKVNLNPHRLSHKGYLYICICLFLSSLLLACASTPPSKTLPQSKVAVSSVDHTNYRKHVSGDVDTVKAKLKQAQDLEADKQHATVEQLAQQILVDVELIRIKTQRLNVEQEVKKIESSISNLHDELNWREPVQLSPLNQ, from the coding sequence ATGACTAAAAGACCCATATACACGCTCGACAATTGCTTAAAAAAAGTGAACCTAAACCCGCATAGGCTCTCCCACAAAGGTTATCTGTATATATGCATTTGCTTATTTCTATCAAGTTTATTACTGGCTTGTGCTTCTACCCCGCCCTCCAAAACGTTGCCACAATCAAAAGTGGCGGTTTCAAGTGTTGACCATACAAATTATCGTAAACATGTGAGTGGCGATGTAGACACCGTAAAAGCAAAGCTCAAACAAGCACAAGATTTAGAGGCAGACAAGCAACACGCAACTGTTGAACAACTAGCCCAACAGATACTGGTAGATGTTGAATTGATACGAATTAAAACCCAACGTTTAAATGTAGAACAAGAAGTTAAAAAAATTGAAAGCAGCATTTCTAATTTACACGATGAATTGAACTGGCGCGAGCCCGTTCAACTTAGTCCACTAAATCAATAA